From a region of the Falco cherrug isolate bFalChe1 chromosome 9, bFalChe1.pri, whole genome shotgun sequence genome:
- the MARCHF5 gene encoding E3 ubiquitin-protein ligase MARCHF5, which yields MSEQTGLALPQTMDRSCWVCFATDEDDRTAEWVRPCRCRGSTKWVHQTCLQRWVDEKQRGNSTARVACPQCNAEYLIVFPKLGPVVYVLDLADRLISKACPFAAAGIMVGSIYWTAVTYGAVTVMQVVGHKEGLDVMERADPLFLLIGLPTIPVMLILGKMIRWEDYVLRLWRKYSNKLQILNSIFPGIGCPVPRIPAEANPLADHVSATRILCGALVFPTIATIVGKLMFSSVNSNLQRTILGGIAFVAIKGAFKVYFKQQQYLRQAHRKILNYPEQEGA from the exons AAGctgctgggtttgctttgctaCCGATGAGGATGATCGGACAGCAGAGTGGGTGAGACCTTGCAGGTGCAGGGGCTCTACGAAATGGGTTCATCAGACTTGTCTGCAGCGCTGGGTGgatgaaaagcaaagaggaaacaGTACTGCTAGAGTTGCTTGTCCTCAGTGCAATGCAGAATATTTAATAGTCTTTCCAAAGCTAG GTCCAGTTGTTTACGTTTTGGATCTTGCAGATCGACTGATCTCAAAGGCATGTCcatttgctgcagctggaaTAATGGTGGGCTCTATATACTGGACAGCTGTTACATACGGAGCTGTGACAGTGATGCAG GTTGTGGGTCACAAAGAAGGTCTTGACGTCATGGAGAGAGCTgatcctttatttcttttgattgGACTTCCAACTATCCCAGTCATGCTAATATTGGGCAAGATGATTCGTTGGGAGGACTATGTGCTCAGACTGTGGCGCAAATACTCTAATAAGCTACAAATTTTGAACAGCATATTTCCAG GCATTGGATGTCCTGTTCCTCGTATTCCAGCAGAGGCCAACCCCTTGGCAGATCATGTCTCTGCTACACGTATTCTATGCGGAGCTCTAGTTTTCCCTACTATTGCCACAATAGTTGGCAAGCTGATGTTCAGCAGTGTTAACTCAAATTTACAAAGGACAATCTTG ggtGGAATTGCCTTTGTTGCCATAAAAGGAGCTTTTAAGGTTTActtcaaacagcagcaatatttGCGCCAAGCTCACcgcaaaattttaaattatcctGAGCAAGAAGGAGCATAA